In a single window of the Candidatus Celerinatantimonas neptuna genome:
- the fabG_4 gene encoding 3-oxoacyl-[acyl-carrier-protein] reductase FabG, protein MTEQIAVVTGAAGGFGRAITQTLLNIGYHVVATDLTASGLEALRNDLNTPEKLSVLEMDVTDFESVRLTAEKIVERLGSCITVLVNNAGVIDRSYCLSSKGLRSTQKIMDVNLTGAFNCTEIFARYMARMKYGRIINIASVAGIWGAGGGSAYAASKAGLISATESWGCELGQMNISVTAVAPGICHTNMLEKFVDGNVVGSAEEVRYVRSIVPVGRFGDPEDVAEVVGFLASCKTNYLNTAVIPLDGGMRVGTM, encoded by the coding sequence ATGACAGAGCAGATTGCTGTAGTCACGGGGGCCGCCGGTGGTTTTGGCCGGGCGATTACGCAAACGCTTTTAAATATCGGTTATCACGTCGTAGCGACAGATTTGACTGCATCGGGGCTTGAAGCACTTCGCAATGACCTGAACACCCCTGAAAAGCTGAGTGTACTAGAGATGGATGTGACCGACTTTGAGTCGGTCCGCCTCACGGCTGAAAAAATAGTTGAGCGTCTTGGAAGCTGTATCACCGTGTTGGTGAATAATGCCGGAGTGATAGATCGCAGTTATTGCCTGTCGTCCAAAGGGTTACGCAGTACTCAGAAAATTATGGATGTCAATCTCACCGGTGCTTTCAACTGTACCGAGATCTTTGCCCGCTATATGGCCCGAATGAAGTATGGACGGATTATCAATATTGCCTCTGTTGCAGGGATCTGGGGAGCTGGTGGCGGTTCTGCTTATGCGGCTTCAAAGGCCGGACTGATTAGTGCCACAGAATCCTGGGGGTGTGAACTGGGACAGATGAATATCAGTGTGACCGCTGTCGCTCCGGGGATTTGCCATACCAATATGTTAGAAAAATTTGTGGATGGAAACGTCGTTGGCTCTGCAGAAGAGGTCCGCTATGTGCGCTCTATTGTCCCGGTCGGGCGATTCGGCGATCCAGAAGATGTGGCTGAAGTAGTCGGTTTTTTGGCCAGCTGTAAAACTAATTATCTGAATACGGCTGTTATCCCATTGGATGGCGGTATGCGTGTCGGAACGATGTAG